A region of Crenobacter cavernae DNA encodes the following proteins:
- a CDS encoding glucokinase has protein sequence MLTGPADFPPRLIADIGGTNARFALETAPGVMDRIEVLACADYPTMEIAIRAYLAGCGEPDVRHASVGIANPVTGDWVQMTNHHWAYSIEATRLALGFDTLLVINDFTALALSLPHLPSPELIQVGGGEPLAGAPLALLGAGTGLGVSGLVPMPGGAPVALAGEGGHASFAPFDERELEIWRFARARFGHVSMERMLSGPGLKLIYEALSHIAGEPWEPRTASQISAEGVSGECVRCREAIDTFTAILGTAAANLALTLGARGGVYIGGGIVPKLGDYFARSPFRARFEDKGRFSAYLAAIPVYVITSPWPALTGAAAALAAHLDG, from the coding sequence ATGCTTACTGGACCCGCTGACTTCCCGCCGCGCCTGATCGCCGACATCGGCGGCACCAACGCCCGCTTCGCGCTCGAGACCGCGCCCGGCGTCATGGACAGGATCGAGGTGCTCGCCTGCGCCGACTACCCGACGATGGAGATCGCGATCCGCGCCTACCTCGCCGGTTGCGGCGAGCCGGACGTGCGCCACGCGTCTGTCGGCATCGCCAACCCGGTCACCGGCGACTGGGTGCAGATGACCAACCACCACTGGGCCTACTCGATCGAGGCGACCCGGCTGGCGCTCGGCTTCGACACGCTCTTGGTAATCAACGACTTCACCGCGCTCGCGCTGTCGCTGCCGCACCTGCCGTCGCCCGAACTGATCCAGGTCGGCGGCGGCGAGCCGCTGGCGGGCGCGCCGCTCGCACTGCTGGGCGCCGGCACCGGGCTCGGCGTCTCGGGCCTCGTGCCGATGCCGGGCGGCGCGCCGGTCGCGCTGGCCGGCGAAGGCGGCCACGCGAGCTTCGCGCCGTTCGACGAGCGCGAGCTGGAGATCTGGCGCTTCGCGCGCGCGCGCTTCGGCCATGTATCGATGGAACGGATGCTGTCCGGGCCGGGCCTGAAGCTGATCTACGAGGCACTGAGCCACATCGCCGGCGAGCCGTGGGAGCCGCGGACCGCGTCGCAGATCAGCGCCGAGGGCGTCAGCGGCGAATGCGTGCGCTGCCGCGAGGCGATCGACACGTTTACCGCTATACTCGGCACCGCCGCGGCCAACCTGGCACTGACGCTCGGCGCGCGCGGCGGCGTGTACATCGGCGGCGGCATCGTGCCCAAGCTCGGCGACTACTTCGCCCGCTCGCCGTTCCGCGCCCGCTTCGAGGACAAGGGACGCTTCTCGGCCTACCTCGCGGCGATTCCGGTTTACGTCATCACCAGCCCGTGGCCGGCTCTGACAGGAGCGGCCGCCGCGCTGGCCGCACACCTGGATGGGTAA
- the hexR gene encoding transcriptional regulator HexR — protein MLERIKSQLDLFSSAERKVAERVLAQPNEFIQAAVADIAESAGVSQPTVIRFCRSLGCSGLPDFKLKLAGSLVGGVPYVHSSVGPDDPTSELAAKVFDNTVSALLKCRNDLNSVAIDEAIALLAHARRIEFYGLGNSGIIAADAQHKFFRFDIPTVAYADNHIQTMAASLLGPNDVLVAISNSGRTIELLDAVEIALAGGCKVVAITSSNSPLSKLATVTLPADTQEDSETYSPMISRIVHLVLIDVLAVGVALKRGPNLYTTLEKTKRSLKNRRRSLEA, from the coding sequence ATGCTTGAACGCATCAAAAGCCAGCTCGACCTGTTTTCCTCCGCCGAACGCAAGGTGGCCGAGCGGGTGCTGGCGCAGCCGAACGAGTTCATCCAGGCGGCGGTCGCCGACATCGCCGAAAGCGCCGGCGTCAGCCAGCCGACGGTGATCCGCTTCTGCCGCAGCCTCGGCTGCTCCGGCCTGCCCGACTTCAAGCTGAAGCTCGCCGGCAGCCTGGTCGGCGGCGTGCCCTACGTGCATTCGAGCGTCGGGCCCGACGACCCGACGTCGGAGCTGGCCGCCAAGGTGTTCGACAACACCGTCTCGGCGCTCCTGAAATGCCGCAACGACCTCAACTCGGTCGCGATCGACGAGGCAATAGCCCTCCTCGCCCACGCGCGGCGCATCGAGTTCTACGGCCTCGGCAACTCCGGCATCATCGCCGCCGACGCACAGCATAAGTTCTTCCGCTTCGACATCCCGACCGTCGCCTACGCCGACAACCACATCCAGACCATGGCCGCCTCGCTGTTGGGGCCAAATGACGTGCTGGTCGCGATCTCGAACTCGGGGCGCACCATCGAGCTGCTGGACGCGGTCGAGATCGCGCTGGCCGGCGGCTGCAAGGTGGTCGCGATCACCTCGTCGAACTCGCCGCTGTCCAAGCTCGCGACGGTGACGCTGCCGGCCGACACCCAGGAAGACAGCGAGACCTACAGCCCGATGATCTCGCGCATCGTCCACCTGGTGCTGATCGACGTGCTGGCGGTCGGCGTCGCGCTCAAGCGCGGCCCGAACCTCTACACCACGCTGGAAAAGACCAAGCGCAGCCTGAAAAACCGCCGCCGCAGCCTCGAGGCATGA